One stretch of Gambusia affinis linkage group LG05, SWU_Gaff_1.0, whole genome shotgun sequence DNA includes these proteins:
- the pnisr gene encoding arginine/serine-rich protein PNISR isoform X2 has protein sequence MWDQGGQPWPQWPLSSQQQWMQSFQHQHDPGQVDWAALAQAWIAQKESTGTQPHNIQPNGQDLPGHDSGPPAPPANHGAFQGEPGFGRMWQPEWGIHGQAPPPPPPPPPEQPWIPPGSGPMDVVAPSEDSNSQDSVEFNSEAHRGGYPQNSHGYGAQPDSYAMAPMAMNQFDYQHGAAPSFPPTPTGFHSPYWQGPPQSRRDTRPPGFRDRPRSPIQLPVKPPEAPAALAPLAPLDAIKRRTLPAWIREGLEKMDREKQKKLERERMEKERAEMKKDDRKEHKASMEGDGPRLPRKSKFDSDDEGNDEHESEEKITVKREFTVRSPSPPAEDSEPELTDELKEELLMGITKTLLTEILLTVTNEEIMHVARDTHRKATRAPAKQLAQSSALASLTGLSGIGDYGSDESEDDDARSARGSDSSETDEEELHHRIRAKQDAFRRKEQELQEKLAQEALIAREMAKERLSREKGEYNEGQLENAHKQEVNEKEPESVVDRRGSRSDEGKHSGRGKEQSRRAGSDSPANGHSSSSRSTSSRSSSRSSSTSSSSSTSSCSSSRSLSPQRKRRRSRSSSRKARRRSRSHSSHRHRSEKARDRRRSSAERSSRHKRERSASREHRSRRSRSRSRERDRDRGRGRGRDSHSRSRDRARDKDRKRSRERRDSSHSRSSKHKQKVSSRDRDRERRRDRSRSHEKDKKKKDKDREKDSDKKKEKPRSKDKEKEKGSSVTEENDKAKKRKESDSLTDSQSDKRSRQDSKSSKKGSSKASKKRSDSDSSRSPTPEVSKEKKSKKSKRSRSRSVEKSHKSGKKASRKHKSKSRSRSASPSHRSKR, from the exons ATGTGGGATCAGGGAGGACAGCCGTGGCCGCAGTGGCCTCTGAGCAGCCAGCAGCAATGGATGCAGTCCTTCCAGCACCAGCATGACCCAG GTCAGGTGGACTGGGCTGCTCTGGCACAGGCCTGGATAGCCCAAAAGGAGTCAACAGGGACACAACCGCACAACATTCAGCCTAATGGTCAGGACCTCCCCGGCCATGATTCTGGTCCACCTGCTCCGCCGGCTAACCATGGAGCCTTTCAGGGTGAACCAGGGTTTGGACGGATGTGGCAACCAG AGTGGGGGATACACGGTCAGGCCCCTCCCCCTCCGCCACCACCTCCACCCGAGCAGCCCTGGATTCCTCCGGGGTCCGGCCCGATGGACGTGGTGGCCCCGAGCGAGGACAGCAACAGCCAGGACAGCGTGGAGTTCAACTCTGAAGCCCACCGCGGGGGTTACCCCCAGAACAGCCATGGGTATGGGGCACAGCCCGACAGCTACGCCATGGCCCCCATGGCCATGAACCAGTTTGATTATCAG CACGGCGCCGCTCCGTCCTTCCCCCCGACTCCCACGGGGTTTCACTCCCCGTACTGGCAGGGTCCCCCTCAGAGCAGGCGGGACACCCGACCGCCTGGCTTCAGGGACCGGCCCCGATCCCCCATCCAGCTCCCCGTCAAGCCTCCAGAGGCCCCGGCTGCTCTGGCTCCTCTAGCCCCTCTAG ACGCCATAAAGCGTCGCACGCTGCCCGCGTGGATCCGAGAGGGTCTGGAGAAGATGGACAgggagaagcagaagaagctgGAGCGAGAGCGGATGGAGAAGGAGCGCGCCGAAATGAAAAAGGACGACAGGAAAGAACACAAAGCCAGCATGGAAGGGGATGGGCCCCGTTTGCCCCGCAAGAGCAAATTT GACAGCGACGACGAGGGCAACGACGAGCACGAGAGCGAGGAGAAGATAACCGTGAAGCGAGAGTTTACCGTCCGCAGCCCGTCTCCACCGGCAGAGGACAGCGAACCAGAGCTAACCGACGAGTTAaaggaggagctgctg ATGGGCATCACTAAAACTCTCCTGACTGAGATCCTCCTCACGGTCACCAACGAGGAGATCATGCACGTTGCCAGGGATACCCACAGAAAAGCCACTCGAG CTCCTGCAAAACAGCTGGCACAGTCAAGTGCACTGGCTTCTCTGACCGGTCTCA GCGGGATTGGTGACTACGGCTCAGATGAAAGCGAGGACGACGACGCTCGCAGCGCTCGAGGGTCTGACTCTTCGGAGACAGACGAGGAAGAACTGCACCACCGCATCCGAGCGAAGCAGGACGCCTTCCGCCGTAAAGAGCAGGAATTGCAGGAAAAACTGGCACAAGAAGCTCTGATTGCACGGG aGATGGCGAAGGAGAGATTGAGCAGAGAAAAGGGGGAATACAATGAGGGTCAGTTAGAAAAtgcacacaaacaggaagtaaacgAGAAGGAGCCAGAGTCTGTGGTAGACAGGCGTGGGTCCCGTAGTGATGAGGGCAAGCACTCAGGCCGAGGGAAGGAACAATCGAGGCGAGCCGGCAGCGACTCCCCGGCCAACGgtcacagcagcagctcccGCTCCACCTCCAGCCGCAGCAGCTCCCGCTCCTCCTCCACGTCCTCGTCTTCCTCTACATCCTCCTGTAGCTCCTCTCGGTCTTTGTCCCCACAAAGGAAGAGGCGGCGTAGTCGCTCTTCGTCCCGCAAAGCCCGGCGGCGCAGCCGCAGCCACAGCTCCCACAGGCACCGCAGCGAGAAGGCCAGggacaggaggaggagcagcgcAGAGCGCTCAAGTCGCCACAAGAGGGAGCGCAGCGCTTCCAGAGAGCACAGGAGCCGCAGGAGTAGGTCCCGGTCCAGGGAGCGAGACAGGGACAGAGGCAGGGGTAGGGGGAGAGACAGCCACAGTCGCAGCAGAGACAGAGCTAGGGACAAGGACAGGAAGAGGAGCCGGGAGCGCAGGGACAGCAGTCACAGTCGGAGcagcaaacataaacaaaaagtcTCAAGCAGGGACAGGGacagggagaggaggagagacagAAGTCGAAGCCatgagaaagacaagaaaaagaaagataaagacagagaaaaagattcagacaaaaagaaagagaagccTAGATCTAAAGacaaggagaaggaaaaaggaAGCTCCGTTACAGAGGAGAATGACAAggcaaagaaaaggaaagagagcGACTCTTTGACAGACTCCCAGAGCGACAAGCGCTCTCGGCAAGATAGCAAATCGTCTAAGAAGGGCTCCAGCAAAGCTAGCAAGAAACGCTCAGACTCCGACTCGAGTAGATCCCCCACCCCCGAAGTTAGCAAGGAAAAGAAATCTAAGAAATCCAAACGTAGCCGGTCAAGGTCGGTGGAAAAATCTCACAAGTCTGGTAAGAAGGCAAGCCGCAAACACAAGTCTAAGTCACGATCAAG GTCCGCATCCCCATCCCATCGAAGCAAACGCTGA
- the pnisr gene encoding arginine/serine-rich protein PNISR isoform X1 translates to MWDQGGQPWPQWPLSSQQQWMQSFQHQHDPGQVDWAALAQAWIAQKESTGTQPHNIQPNGQDLPGHDSGPPAPPANHGAFQGEPGFGRMWQPEWGIHGQAPPPPPPPPPEQPWIPPGSGPMDVVAPSEDSNSQDSVEFNSEAHRGGYPQNSHGYGAQPDSYAMAPMAMNQFDYQHGAAPSFPPTPTGFHSPYWQGPPQSRRDTRPPGFRDRPRSPIQLPVKPPEAPAALAPLAPLDAIKRRTLPAWIREGLEKMDREKQKKLERERMEKERAEMKKDDRKEHKASMEGDGPRLPRKSKFDSDDEGNDEHESEEKITVKREFTVRSPSPPAEDSEPELTDELKEELLMGITKTLLTEILLTVTNEEIMHVARDTHRKATRAPAKQLAQSSALASLTGLSGIGDYGSDESEDDDARSARGSDSSETDEEELHHRIRAKQDAFRRKEQELQEKLAQEALIAREEMAKERLSREKGEYNEGQLENAHKQEVNEKEPESVVDRRGSRSDEGKHSGRGKEQSRRAGSDSPANGHSSSSRSTSSRSSSRSSSTSSSSSTSSCSSSRSLSPQRKRRRSRSSSRKARRRSRSHSSHRHRSEKARDRRRSSAERSSRHKRERSASREHRSRRSRSRSRERDRDRGRGRGRDSHSRSRDRARDKDRKRSRERRDSSHSRSSKHKQKVSSRDRDRERRRDRSRSHEKDKKKKDKDREKDSDKKKEKPRSKDKEKEKGSSVTEENDKAKKRKESDSLTDSQSDKRSRQDSKSSKKGSSKASKKRSDSDSSRSPTPEVSKEKKSKKSKRSRSRSVEKSHKSGKKASRKHKSKSRSRSASPSHRSKR, encoded by the exons ATGTGGGATCAGGGAGGACAGCCGTGGCCGCAGTGGCCTCTGAGCAGCCAGCAGCAATGGATGCAGTCCTTCCAGCACCAGCATGACCCAG GTCAGGTGGACTGGGCTGCTCTGGCACAGGCCTGGATAGCCCAAAAGGAGTCAACAGGGACACAACCGCACAACATTCAGCCTAATGGTCAGGACCTCCCCGGCCATGATTCTGGTCCACCTGCTCCGCCGGCTAACCATGGAGCCTTTCAGGGTGAACCAGGGTTTGGACGGATGTGGCAACCAG AGTGGGGGATACACGGTCAGGCCCCTCCCCCTCCGCCACCACCTCCACCCGAGCAGCCCTGGATTCCTCCGGGGTCCGGCCCGATGGACGTGGTGGCCCCGAGCGAGGACAGCAACAGCCAGGACAGCGTGGAGTTCAACTCTGAAGCCCACCGCGGGGGTTACCCCCAGAACAGCCATGGGTATGGGGCACAGCCCGACAGCTACGCCATGGCCCCCATGGCCATGAACCAGTTTGATTATCAG CACGGCGCCGCTCCGTCCTTCCCCCCGACTCCCACGGGGTTTCACTCCCCGTACTGGCAGGGTCCCCCTCAGAGCAGGCGGGACACCCGACCGCCTGGCTTCAGGGACCGGCCCCGATCCCCCATCCAGCTCCCCGTCAAGCCTCCAGAGGCCCCGGCTGCTCTGGCTCCTCTAGCCCCTCTAG ACGCCATAAAGCGTCGCACGCTGCCCGCGTGGATCCGAGAGGGTCTGGAGAAGATGGACAgggagaagcagaagaagctgGAGCGAGAGCGGATGGAGAAGGAGCGCGCCGAAATGAAAAAGGACGACAGGAAAGAACACAAAGCCAGCATGGAAGGGGATGGGCCCCGTTTGCCCCGCAAGAGCAAATTT GACAGCGACGACGAGGGCAACGACGAGCACGAGAGCGAGGAGAAGATAACCGTGAAGCGAGAGTTTACCGTCCGCAGCCCGTCTCCACCGGCAGAGGACAGCGAACCAGAGCTAACCGACGAGTTAaaggaggagctgctg ATGGGCATCACTAAAACTCTCCTGACTGAGATCCTCCTCACGGTCACCAACGAGGAGATCATGCACGTTGCCAGGGATACCCACAGAAAAGCCACTCGAG CTCCTGCAAAACAGCTGGCACAGTCAAGTGCACTGGCTTCTCTGACCGGTCTCA GCGGGATTGGTGACTACGGCTCAGATGAAAGCGAGGACGACGACGCTCGCAGCGCTCGAGGGTCTGACTCTTCGGAGACAGACGAGGAAGAACTGCACCACCGCATCCGAGCGAAGCAGGACGCCTTCCGCCGTAAAGAGCAGGAATTGCAGGAAAAACTGGCACAAGAAGCTCTGATTGCACGGG aagaGATGGCGAAGGAGAGATTGAGCAGAGAAAAGGGGGAATACAATGAGGGTCAGTTAGAAAAtgcacacaaacaggaagtaaacgAGAAGGAGCCAGAGTCTGTGGTAGACAGGCGTGGGTCCCGTAGTGATGAGGGCAAGCACTCAGGCCGAGGGAAGGAACAATCGAGGCGAGCCGGCAGCGACTCCCCGGCCAACGgtcacagcagcagctcccGCTCCACCTCCAGCCGCAGCAGCTCCCGCTCCTCCTCCACGTCCTCGTCTTCCTCTACATCCTCCTGTAGCTCCTCTCGGTCTTTGTCCCCACAAAGGAAGAGGCGGCGTAGTCGCTCTTCGTCCCGCAAAGCCCGGCGGCGCAGCCGCAGCCACAGCTCCCACAGGCACCGCAGCGAGAAGGCCAGggacaggaggaggagcagcgcAGAGCGCTCAAGTCGCCACAAGAGGGAGCGCAGCGCTTCCAGAGAGCACAGGAGCCGCAGGAGTAGGTCCCGGTCCAGGGAGCGAGACAGGGACAGAGGCAGGGGTAGGGGGAGAGACAGCCACAGTCGCAGCAGAGACAGAGCTAGGGACAAGGACAGGAAGAGGAGCCGGGAGCGCAGGGACAGCAGTCACAGTCGGAGcagcaaacataaacaaaaagtcTCAAGCAGGGACAGGGacagggagaggaggagagacagAAGTCGAAGCCatgagaaagacaagaaaaagaaagataaagacagagaaaaagattcagacaaaaagaaagagaagccTAGATCTAAAGacaaggagaaggaaaaaggaAGCTCCGTTACAGAGGAGAATGACAAggcaaagaaaaggaaagagagcGACTCTTTGACAGACTCCCAGAGCGACAAGCGCTCTCGGCAAGATAGCAAATCGTCTAAGAAGGGCTCCAGCAAAGCTAGCAAGAAACGCTCAGACTCCGACTCGAGTAGATCCCCCACCCCCGAAGTTAGCAAGGAAAAGAAATCTAAGAAATCCAAACGTAGCCGGTCAAGGTCGGTGGAAAAATCTCACAAGTCTGGTAAGAAGGCAAGCCGCAAACACAAGTCTAAGTCACGATCAAG GTCCGCATCCCCATCCCATCGAAGCAAACGCTGA
- the pnisr gene encoding arginine/serine-rich protein PNISR isoform X3 has protein sequence MWDQGGQPWPQWPLSSQQQWMQSFQHQHDPGQVDWAALAQAWIAQKESTGTQPHNIQPNGQDLPGHDSGPPAPPANHGAFQGEPGFGRMWQPEWGIHGQAPPPPPPPPPEQPWIPPGSGPMDVVAPSEDSNSQDSVEFNSEAHRGGYPQNSHGTAPLRPSPRLPRGFTPRTGRVPLRAGGTPDRLASGTGPDPPSSSPSSLQRPRLLWLL, from the exons ATGTGGGATCAGGGAGGACAGCCGTGGCCGCAGTGGCCTCTGAGCAGCCAGCAGCAATGGATGCAGTCCTTCCAGCACCAGCATGACCCAG GTCAGGTGGACTGGGCTGCTCTGGCACAGGCCTGGATAGCCCAAAAGGAGTCAACAGGGACACAACCGCACAACATTCAGCCTAATGGTCAGGACCTCCCCGGCCATGATTCTGGTCCACCTGCTCCGCCGGCTAACCATGGAGCCTTTCAGGGTGAACCAGGGTTTGGACGGATGTGGCAACCAG AGTGGGGGATACACGGTCAGGCCCCTCCCCCTCCGCCACCACCTCCACCCGAGCAGCCCTGGATTCCTCCGGGGTCCGGCCCGATGGACGTGGTGGCCCCGAGCGAGGACAGCAACAGCCAGGACAGCGTGGAGTTCAACTCTGAAGCCCACCGCGGGGGTTACCCCCAGAACAGCCATGG CACGGCGCCGCTCCGTCCTTCCCCCCGACTCCCACGGGGTTTCACTCCCCGTACTGGCAGGGTCCCCCTCAGAGCAGGCGGGACACCCGACCGCCTGGCTTCAGGGACCGGCCCCGATCCCCCATCCAGCTCCCCGTCAAGCCTCCAGAGGCCCCGGCTGCTCTGGCTCCTCTAG